A stretch of Aphelocoma coerulescens isolate FSJ_1873_10779 chromosome 1A, UR_Acoe_1.0, whole genome shotgun sequence DNA encodes these proteins:
- the LRRC17 gene encoding leucine-rich repeat-containing protein 17 isoform X1, with product MMLSGNRTNYWHFEKVTQRDPTYRSCASSDLYNTDFDDRKISTVPAVTENNWGQLNVRMQVVTIILLLLLCNTSDCRRTRNRSLRNNERENILRRASSTVKRNARGLTCDIYTYLHEKYLDCQERKLVFVAPDWPEDTKHMLLARNRIRKLKNNMFSKYKVLKTLDLQQNDISKIESEAFYGLDKLTTLLLQHNQIKILSEEIFIYTPSLNYLRLYDNPWHCSCELETLVTMLQVPTNRNLGNYAKCVHPIELKNQKLKQIKADQLCSEEDRQDPKNIKREKPEPVKPEFDSSLCHMYVFPMPTLNCKRKDLKKVPGNIPPDIAKLDLSSNKIRQLRAKEFEDVSELKILNLNSNGIAYIDPAAFSGLNNLEELDLSNNSLQNFEYGVLEDLYFLKILWLRENPWRCDYNIHYLFYWLKHHYNVHYNGLECKMPEEYKGWSVGKYVRSYYEECPKDKLPIYPETFDLDKDDEEWERHKEQTVQTVKKHGVIVTVIG from the exons ATGATGCTTTCAGGAAACAGAACCAATTACTGGCATTTTGAAAAAGTTACTCAGAG GGATCCCACATACCGCAGCTGTGCCTCCTCAGATCTGTACAACACTGATTTTGACGATCGAAAAATTTCAACTGTTCCAGCTGTCACAGAAAATAACTGGGGCCAGCTGAATGTCAGGATGCAAGTAGTTACTATTATATTACTACTTCTTCTTTGTAATACATCTGACTGTAGGAGGACAAGGAATAGGAGTTTGAGAAACAATGAAAGGGAAAACATCTTAAGGAGAGCATCTAGCACTGTTAAGCGCAATGCCCGAGGCCTAACATGTGATATTTACACTTACCTTCATGAGAAATACCTAGATtgtcaggaaagaaaattggtTTTTGTGGCACCTGATTGGCCAGAGGATACAAAAcatatgctgctagcaagaaacAGGATTCGTAAGTTGAAGAATAATATGTTCTCCAAGTACAAAGTATTGAAAACGCTGGATTTACAACAGAATGATATATCAAAAATTGAGAGCGAGGCTTTTTATGGTTTGGATAAACTTACCACACTCTTACTTCAGCATAACCAAATTAAGATCTTATCTGAGGAGATTTTTATTTATACGCCCAGTTTAAACTACCTACGTCTTTATGATAATCCCTGGCATTGCAGCTGTGAACTAGAAACCCTTGTTACAATGCTACAGGTTCCAACAAACAGGAATCTGGGAAATTATGCCAAATGTGTGCACCCAATAGAACTGAAAAATCAAAAGCTAAAGCAGATAAAAGCTGATCAGCTATGTAGTGAAGAGGACAGGCAGGACCCCAAAAACATAAAACGGGAGAAGCCTGAACCCGTCAAACCAGAATTTGATTCCTCTTTGTGCCACATGTATGTGTTTCCCATGCCAACTCTGAACTGCAAAAGAAAAG aTTTAAAGAAAGTTCCAGGTAACATACCTCCAGATATAGCTAAACTTGATTTGTCCAGCAATAAAATTAGACAGCTACGAGCCAAGGAGTTTGAAGATGTCAGTGAACTGAAGATATTAAATCTAAACAGTAATGGAATAGCATACATTGATCCTG CTGCTTTTTCAGGCCTCAATAACTTAGAGGAGCTGGATCTATCAAACAACAGCTTGCAGAATTTTGAATATGGAGTACTGGAAGATCTTTACTTTCTGAAAATACTGTGGCTGAGAGAGAATCCTTGGAGATGTGATTACAACATTCATTATCTTTTCTACTGGCTGAAGCATCACTACAACGTTCACTACAATGGCCTAGAATGCAAAATGCCTGAGGAATACAAAGGATGGTCTGTTGGAAAATATGTTCGAAGTTATTACGAGGAATGCCCAAAAGACAAGCTTCCCATTTATCCAGAAACTTTTGATCTGGACAAAGATGATGAGGAATGGGAAAGACACAAAGAGCAAACAGTTCAAACAGTAAAGAAGCATGGTGTAATTGTCACTGTGATAGGCTAA
- the LRRC17 gene encoding leucine-rich repeat-containing protein 17 isoform X2 translates to MQVVTIILLLLLCNTSDCRRTRNRSLRNNERENILRRASSTVKRNARGLTCDIYTYLHEKYLDCQERKLVFVAPDWPEDTKHMLLARNRIRKLKNNMFSKYKVLKTLDLQQNDISKIESEAFYGLDKLTTLLLQHNQIKILSEEIFIYTPSLNYLRLYDNPWHCSCELETLVTMLQVPTNRNLGNYAKCVHPIELKNQKLKQIKADQLCSEEDRQDPKNIKREKPEPVKPEFDSSLCHMYVFPMPTLNCKRKDLKKVPGNIPPDIAKLDLSSNKIRQLRAKEFEDVSELKILNLNSNGIAYIDPAAFSGLNNLEELDLSNNSLQNFEYGVLEDLYFLKILWLRENPWRCDYNIHYLFYWLKHHYNVHYNGLECKMPEEYKGWSVGKYVRSYYEECPKDKLPIYPETFDLDKDDEEWERHKEQTVQTVKKHGVIVTVIG, encoded by the exons ATGCAAGTAGTTACTATTATATTACTACTTCTTCTTTGTAATACATCTGACTGTAGGAGGACAAGGAATAGGAGTTTGAGAAACAATGAAAGGGAAAACATCTTAAGGAGAGCATCTAGCACTGTTAAGCGCAATGCCCGAGGCCTAACATGTGATATTTACACTTACCTTCATGAGAAATACCTAGATtgtcaggaaagaaaattggtTTTTGTGGCACCTGATTGGCCAGAGGATACAAAAcatatgctgctagcaagaaacAGGATTCGTAAGTTGAAGAATAATATGTTCTCCAAGTACAAAGTATTGAAAACGCTGGATTTACAACAGAATGATATATCAAAAATTGAGAGCGAGGCTTTTTATGGTTTGGATAAACTTACCACACTCTTACTTCAGCATAACCAAATTAAGATCTTATCTGAGGAGATTTTTATTTATACGCCCAGTTTAAACTACCTACGTCTTTATGATAATCCCTGGCATTGCAGCTGTGAACTAGAAACCCTTGTTACAATGCTACAGGTTCCAACAAACAGGAATCTGGGAAATTATGCCAAATGTGTGCACCCAATAGAACTGAAAAATCAAAAGCTAAAGCAGATAAAAGCTGATCAGCTATGTAGTGAAGAGGACAGGCAGGACCCCAAAAACATAAAACGGGAGAAGCCTGAACCCGTCAAACCAGAATTTGATTCCTCTTTGTGCCACATGTATGTGTTTCCCATGCCAACTCTGAACTGCAAAAGAAAAG aTTTAAAGAAAGTTCCAGGTAACATACCTCCAGATATAGCTAAACTTGATTTGTCCAGCAATAAAATTAGACAGCTACGAGCCAAGGAGTTTGAAGATGTCAGTGAACTGAAGATATTAAATCTAAACAGTAATGGAATAGCATACATTGATCCTG CTGCTTTTTCAGGCCTCAATAACTTAGAGGAGCTGGATCTATCAAACAACAGCTTGCAGAATTTTGAATATGGAGTACTGGAAGATCTTTACTTTCTGAAAATACTGTGGCTGAGAGAGAATCCTTGGAGATGTGATTACAACATTCATTATCTTTTCTACTGGCTGAAGCATCACTACAACGTTCACTACAATGGCCTAGAATGCAAAATGCCTGAGGAATACAAAGGATGGTCTGTTGGAAAATATGTTCGAAGTTATTACGAGGAATGCCCAAAAGACAAGCTTCCCATTTATCCAGAAACTTTTGATCTGGACAAAGATGATGAGGAATGGGAAAGACACAAAGAGCAAACAGTTCAAACAGTAAAGAAGCATGGTGTAATTGTCACTGTGATAGGCTAA